In the genome of Anabaena cylindrica PCC 7122, the window CCTCACAGAATAGGCTGTTAACTCTATTTGAACTCATACTTAATATATATACGTGGATTTTAAATATCTTCCCTTTAGTCAGAGTAAAAATTCGAGGATTTATCTAAAATCTTTGAATAGCAAACCTATATAAAAAGATGTAGACACAATTAGATATTTGAATACTGCCTATCTGGATGAGAAAAGCATGAAAATTACACCAGCAATTACCTATCGTAATCTAGAAAAATCAGATGCAATTGATACCTTAATTCAGGAAAAAATTGCCAAATTAGAGCATATTTGCAATTACATTAATAACTGTCAAATTGTTATTGAAAAAATACATGAACGACCTCGCAGTGGTTCTCCTTATCGCGTGCGAATTGATCTGACAGTTCCCCCTGGTCATGAATTAGTAGCAGAAAAGAATCCTGGAGAAGGTATTCAATATCAACCTCTAGATGCAGTAATTAGAGAAACCTTTGATGCCATGCGTCATCAGTTAGCTAAACTTACCCAGCGTCAACGCGCAAATGAACAATCTTATAGAAGCGAAGAAGCACAAGAAAGTATAGCTTTTGTGACTAAATTATTTAGACAAGATGGTTATGGCTTCCTCAAATCTTTAGATGGTCAGGAAATTTATTTCCACCACAATAGCGTTTTACATCATGACTTTGACCGTTTAGAAATTGGTACTGGTGTGCATTTTTCCCTAGAACAAGGTGAAGAAGGACCCCAAGCCAGCAGCGTAAAAATAGTTGATAAACCTGGTGTTCGTGCTGGTAAATCATCAAAAAGATTGATTGAACCGCCCTTAGATTGGCAAGAATAAGTAAGTACATGAAAACACAAATTGAGGAATTGAAAAAACTTCATCTCAAATACTAGCTGCTATGCTATCAAATCCCCACATTTATCCTCAAATTAGTGATACAGGTGGAAATGGAACCATAGAACAGCAGTTAATAATCTTGGCTGTAAAAATGGCAGAAAGCTTAATCCGGCACAATACTGTTCGGTTAAGAATTTTTGTAGGTTGGGTTGAACAAAGTGAAACCCAACAAATGCCTGTAAATGTTGGTTTATGGCTACGCCACACTTCGTGAACGTTCCTCAACCCAACCTACATATTTCCGTTTTTTAGCCTTAACCGACAAGTATTGTAATCCGGCATATTGAATTTGCATTAACGGTGTGAGAGTTCTAACAAACTAATTGTTTGCGATCTAAAACTAGATGGACTATCCCAATAATCTGCTTTATTGATATTTACTTTCAGCAAAGCAAGATTAGGTTCATCTAGTCCTTGGGGAAACCAAGTTTGTAATTTTGGTTGCCATTTTTCTTGTAACTTATTCCTATCTTTTACCAGTTCTGCTGTACCTAAAATGGAAACGTATCGCTGTTTATCAGGTGAAGAAAAACTCACATTCACCTGTTGACAATGTTCAATTTCAAATACTTTATGAGAATCAGTAGAGGTAAAAAACCAGAGTATGCCATCAGTGTCAATATCACTAAATATAGACATGGGACGACTATGCAAACTTCCATCATCATCAACTGTAGTTAACATTGCATGGTCGATATCTTTAATCAGTGTACGTAACTGATCAATTTGTTGATTACTGTCTTTTGAGTTTGTCATTTAACTATTCTGAGTAAGTAACGTTGAGGAGAAAAACCAGATTTATCGGTTATTAACGATCTTTTTTAGTATGATTATTTTTAGGTTGGCGTTGCATGAATCTAAAGACATAATTCCTCTGCAAATAAGCTAGATGGTATATAACCACAGAAATATTTTGATGATTGGTAGCTTCATAGTTCTCTAACTTGAGGCTGGTGGCAAAATATTATTCTTTAATTATGCTGATATAGCAATCCTAAATGATTCATGAACACTTCTGTTATCTGTTCCCTTGCATCACCGATAAGTCCTCAACTCAAATAGGATTGCTATATAGCAATTCCCAATCTCATGAAATACACCCCACCCCTTACCAAGGAGAGGGTTGGGGAGGGGTAATTTTGTATATCACGCTTAGTGGGAAACGCTATATAAGGATTAAATATTGTTTGTGATAATAGTGGAGATTAAGAATGGCATCTACATTAGAAACAATTTTTGAAGGCTTAACAGCAATAGTTTTTTCACCACTAATTATACCTATTGCATCAGCAGTAAAACAACCTGTAGTTCAAAATACGATTAAAGATAGTATTCTTTTGTCTAATAGGTTTAAGGATGCAATTACAGAAATATCTGAAGTATTGGAAAAAACTACAGCAGATGCTAGAAAAGATCAGCCTGAAAGTTTTAGCTCTAGAACTTACCCAAATCAGGTGACAAATGGTAAGTCAGAAGTAGCTAAAGATTTCATCAATATGATATCTGATATAAATGCTGATGTGGGGAGAATGACAAGTGGTGTTGCTGATTTACGGGTGATATTACCTCTAGGAATTAGTTTACTGGCTATCAGACAACTGCTCAGAAAAGGACTAGAACTAGAAGAGCTTCCTTGGTATATTTTAGCTTGGTATGCTTTCGATATTTTTACAAGACTGAATTATGAGGATGAAC includes:
- a CDS encoding HPF/RaiA family ribosome-associated protein translates to MKITPAITYRNLEKSDAIDTLIQEKIAKLEHICNYINNCQIVIEKIHERPRSGSPYRVRIDLTVPPGHELVAEKNPGEGIQYQPLDAVIRETFDAMRHQLAKLTQRQRANEQSYRSEEAQESIAFVTKLFRQDGYGFLKSLDGQEIYFHHNSVLHHDFDRLEIGTGVHFSLEQGEEGPQASSVKIVDKPGVRAGKSSKRLIEPPLDWQE
- a CDS encoding DUF5132 domain-containing protein: MASTLETIFEGLTAIVFSPLIIPIASAVKQPVVQNTIKDSILLSNRFKDAITEISEVLEKTTADARKDQPESFSSRTYPNQVTNGKSEVAKDFINMISDINADVGRMTSGVADLRVILPLGISLLAIRQLLRKGLELEELPWYILAWYAFDIFTRLNYEDEPQVSNLSINTVSMEFQEQRSSDSINTQQYQRES
- a CDS encoding pyridoxamine 5'-phosphate oxidase family protein; its protein translation is MTNSKDSNQQIDQLRTLIKDIDHAMLTTVDDDGSLHSRPMSIFSDIDTDGILWFFTSTDSHKVFEIEHCQQVNVSFSSPDKQRYVSILGTAELVKDRNKLQEKWQPKLQTWFPQGLDEPNLALLKVNINKADYWDSPSSFRSQTISLLELSHR